The DNA window AACGATTTCAAGCTCTGCTCGGACGGCATCGCGCAACTGGCATTGCCATTGCGGCTGCGGTGGCGTCAGGGCGGGGTGATGCGGGACCGGCGCGCGCCGGGGGCGCGTCCGACCAGGGACAACTGATATTGCTTCGGCGTGATGCCGACCACGGTGCGGAATTGCTTGGTGAAGTAGCTCTGGCCGCCGAAGCCCGTTTCGGCCGCCACGCGGGCGATATTGTTCACCTGGGGCAGCAGGCGGCATGCCTCGTGCACTTTCAGGTGCAGGATGTATTGCTTCGGTGTCAGGGAAAAGTGCTGCTTGAACTTGCGCTCGAACGTGGACAGCGACATGCACGACAGCCGGGCCAGGTGCTCGATGCTGACGTTTTCCATCAGGTGTGCCTGCAGGTATTCGATGCAGGCGCGGAATTCGTGGAAGGGTGCGATGACGTCCTGCGAGCGCTTGGCATCGCGTGAAAAACCCTCGATGCCGACGATGTCGCCATGCCGGTCGCGCAGTGGCGCCTTCGTCGTGAACAGCCAGGTCAGTTCGCCGCTCTCGCTGCCGAGCACTTCGAGCTTGTTTTTCACGGTGACGCCCCGTTCCATCACCGACAGGTCGTCGGCGCGGATGCGGTCGGCGATGTCGCGGCGGAAGAAATCGTGGTCGGTCTTGCCGAGGATGTCGTTGACGTCGGCCGGATGCGCATTCCCCTTCGCGCGCTGCTCCTGAAGCAGGCGGTTACCCCACACGAACTGGCCCGCCTTGTTCTTGGCGAAGTAGTACATGTCCGACAGCGTGTCGAACAACGCACTGGGTTTGGAGATCCCGTGGGCGGCGAAAAAATTGGCACATTCCGCCCGTGTGCCGGTGCCGGCGCGGGCATCGGGGCCTGCCTGCGGGCGTTCCTCGGGCGTGCCCTGCGATACCACCACACCCCTGCCAATGACGATCGTGCTCATCGCGGCTGTCTCCGTTTTCATTATGTCCGGATAGTAGCATTCCGGTAATTTTCGGCGTGTCAGAAAATCGGAAAAATTTATAACGAATTCGGCGCGGGTCCCCGTGGGGCCGGGTGGCTTCGACGCCGATGAACAGCGGTGCTACGAGGTTGCGGCGGCGCCCGCGAACCGGGGGGCGAGGGTGGCCCCGCTCGTCGCCAGCGCCGCCACGGCTTCGAAAGGCTGCGGCTGGCCATACAGCCAGCCCTGCGCATACTCGACCTTCCAGGTGCGCAGGTAATCGGCCTGTGCGGGCGTTTCGACGCCTTCGGCAACCATCACCAGCCGCATCGCCGAAGCCATCGCGATGATATGGCTGACCACCTGGTTGGTGGGAGCCGTGGTGCCGATCGCTTCGATGAACGAGCGGTCGATCTTCAGCGCGTCGACGTGCAACGATTCCAGATAGGACAGGCCGGCGTAGCCGGTGCCGAAATCGTCGATCGCCACCTTGATGCCGCGTGCGCGCAGCGCGCCGATGACGGTTCGCGCGGCCTCGATGTCGAGGATGCCCCGCTCGGTGATTTCCACGACCAGGTTGGCGGCCACGATGCCACCGCGCGCCAGCATGGCGTCGAACAGTTCGACGATCGGATCGGACTCCAGGTCTGTCGTGGAAACATTGACCGCCACGTGGAATGCCGGGTGCGCGGCCAGGAAATGCCGCGTATCGTGCTCGACCAGCTCGAGCACGCGCGCGGTGAGCGCCGTGATCGTGCCGGTTTGCTCGGCGAGCGGAATGAAGACGTCGGGGCCGATCAGCTCCCCGGTCGACCGCCGCCAGCGCAGCAGCGCCTCGGCACCGACGCACTGGCCCGACTGCAATGCGACGACCGGCTGGTACAGCATGAAGAACTCGTTGTCGCGCAACCCCTTGCGCAATGCGGTGGCGAGCGATGTCTGCTTGCGTGCCAGCAACAGCAGGGCCGCGGCCATCGCGATGCCCGCCACCACACCGGCCGGCACCAGCCGCAGTGCGACGACATGGCGGTGGGCCGGCAGGTCCGCCAGCGGCAGCGCCGCCACGCCGGCCGATGGAAACAGCGGGGACCGGGTCACGGCGACCAGGTAGCGGCCATCCGTGAAGGTGACTTCACGCCGGTTTCCGAGGCGCTTGAGCCACGCCCGGTCGACAAAGCCGGTCGACATCGACAACGGTTCGTCGGGCCGGCGTTCCAGGTGCAGCGCCGCCAGCGACATGCCGGGAATGGCGCTGCTGGCATCGAGCGGCAGGTCGGTGTGGAGCAGGGCCACATAGCCGTCGCGCTCGATCGCCATCATGCGTGTCGTGGTATCGCCTTCGACGGGAACGTGGGAATAGACCTTCAGGCCATCGGAGGCACGGAGGATGTGATTTCCCAGCGGCATCGGCGTATTCCCCTGCGATGAGCAGCGGATCACGCCGTCGCGCACGTGGCCGATGGTCTGGATATAGGTCGAAGTCAGGTCGATGCGCCGCATCAGTGCGAGCTGGCCGGAGGCACACGGGGCGTCGCGGGACTGCGCCAGCTGGCGGATGCCGCCCAGCGATTGCCGCACCATCTCGTCGGCCCGGTGTCCCACCTGGCGCGCATACCGCAGAGCCAGGTCGGCCTGCGTGGCGTAGGCATGGCGATCGGCTTCGCGCCACGCCAGCCACGGGGGCGCCAGCAGCGCGCCCAGCGCGGCCAGAATCGTGCAGGCAAGCAGGAAACGGTTCCGCAGCACGTTCTTCATCAGGGTTCGCCCCTCCCGCGCGCCCTGCCTGCACCCGCTGGTGCGGCACCGGCGCATCGTCGATATCCGGGCGCCAGTATAGTGGGAAGTGCCGGCCGGGGCCGCGCGGTTATGCCCGCCGGCGCTCCGCGTTCATGCGCATGCGCGCCGCCGTGCCTGCCGATTCCGTGCTATCCAGCCACGCCGGCGCCATGCTAGATTGCGCTACCATTTACAATAAAGCGAGACACCGATGACCTTCCTGCTCCATACCGCCCGCCTGGGCCTGATGACCGCCGCGATCGCCTTTGCCGGCCACGCCGGTGCCGCCGACGGCGCGTGGAAACCGCTCTTCAATGGCAAGGACCTGAGCGGCTGGACCACGTGGGTCAGCATGCAGCCCACGTCCGACAACATGAAGACGCCCACCACGATCCGCGGCGCGAACAACGATCCGAAAAAGGTGTTCTCGGTCGTCGACGGCATGCTGCGCGTGTCCGGCGAGGAGTGGGGCGGCGTCTCTACGACGGGCGAGTACGCGAACTTCCACCTGAAGTTCGACTTCAAGTGGGGCGAGAAAAAATGGTTCCCGCGGCTGGACGCGCCGCGCGACAGCGGCCTGCTGTACTACGCGGTCGGCCCGGAAGGCGCGCAAAGCGGCCACTGGATGCGCAGCCACGAATTCCAGATCCAGGAAGGCGACTGCGGCGACTACCACAGCCTCGATGGCGTGACCGTCGACGCCCGCGTGGGCGATGCGAACCAGGGCGACTGGAAGTTTTTCCGCTATGAACCATCGCAGCCGCTGCGCACCGGCCTCGCTGCCCGCATCCTGAAGAAGGGCAATTACGAAAAACCGTCGGGCCAGTGGAACACGATGGAAGTCATCGCCGACGGCAAGACACTCATCCACATCGTCAACGGCCATGAAGTCTTCCGCGGCGAGAATTCGCTGCAGAAGGTCGATGGCAAGACCGTGCCACTGGCACGCGGAAAATTCCAGATCCAGTCCGAGGGGGCGGAGACTTTCTATCGCAATATCGTCGTGAAGCAGCTCGACGGGCCGGCTGCGGTGGCGAAATACTGATCAGCAAAACAGGGGTGTTTCCCACAAACAGGGGACGTACCCCTGTTTCCCGGAAAGATTCCAATAGGCTGTTTCGCTTGACTGGCCTCCTGTTTCCCAGAAACAGGGGTACGTCCCCAGTTTTGTTGGGGTGAATCAGTTGCGCGCTTTTTCCCAATACCCCGGCGAGTTGTACACCTTCTTCAGGTGATCGATAAAATGCCGGATCTTGGCCGGCAGGTAGCGCTGCTGCGGGTAGACTGCCTGGATCGGGTAGCTCGGCACGGCATACTCGTCGAGCACCGTCACGAGTTCGCCCCGTTTCAGCTCGGACTGGATTTCCCACGTCGAGCGCCAGCCGATACCCAGGCCCTGCTTGACCCAGTCGAACAGCAGTTCGCCGTCGTTGCAGGACAGGTCGCCATCCACGCGCACGGCGAACGGTTTTCCTTCGTTATGGAAGATCCAGCCGCGCTGCTGGCCACCCTGCAGGTTGAAGGCCAGGCAGTTGTGGCGCACCAGGTCGTCCGGTGTGCGGGGGATGCCGTGGCGTTCGAAGTAGGCGGTGGTGCCGCATACCACGCGGCGGTTCGGGAACAGCGGCACGGCCACGTAGTTCGGGTCGGTGACTTCGCCGATGCGGATCGACATGTCATAGCCTTCGCGCACCAGGTCCACCACGCTGTCGGTCAGGTTGAACGACATTTTCAGTTCCGGGTGGTGCGAGCGGAACGCCGGCGCGTGCGGCGCCACGTGCGAGCGGCCGAAGGCGGCCGGCGCGGAGACGACCAGGTGGCCCCGCACCGTGGCGCGGCCGGCGCTGATGCTGTTTTCGGCAATGTCGAAATCGCGCAACAGTTGGCGGCAGGGTTCGATGAATTGTTCGCCCAGCGCGGTCAATGTGAGACC is part of the Pseudoduganella lutea genome and encodes:
- a CDS encoding EAL domain-containing protein, with product MKNVLRNRFLLACTILAALGALLAPPWLAWREADRHAYATQADLALRYARQVGHRADEMVRQSLGGIRQLAQSRDAPCASGQLALMRRIDLTSTYIQTIGHVRDGVIRCSSQGNTPMPLGNHILRASDGLKVYSHVPVEGDTTTRMMAIERDGYVALLHTDLPLDASSAIPGMSLAALHLERRPDEPLSMSTGFVDRAWLKRLGNRREVTFTDGRYLVAVTRSPLFPSAGVAALPLADLPAHRHVVALRLVPAGVVAGIAMAAALLLLARKQTSLATALRKGLRDNEFFMLYQPVVALQSGQCVGAEALLRWRRSTGELIGPDVFIPLAEQTGTITALTARVLELVEHDTRHFLAAHPAFHVAVNVSTTDLESDPIVELFDAMLARGGIVAANLVVEITERGILDIEAARTVIGALRARGIKVAIDDFGTGYAGLSYLESLHVDALKIDRSFIEAIGTTAPTNQVVSHIIAMASAMRLVMVAEGVETPAQADYLRTWKVEYAQGWLYGQPQPFEAVAALATSGATLAPRFAGAAATS
- a CDS encoding LysR family transcriptional regulator, encoding MDRYTEIRSFLLVTEKGSFAAAAVAEGVTPVVMGRRLDALERRLGVRLMHRSTRGLTLTALGEQFIEPCRQLLRDFDIAENSISAGRATVRGHLVVSAPAAFGRSHVAPHAPAFRSHHPELKMSFNLTDSVVDLVREGYDMSIRIGEVTDPNYVAVPLFPNRRVVCGTTAYFERHGIPRTPDDLVRHNCLAFNLQGGQQRGWIFHNEGKPFAVRVDGDLSCNDGELLFDWVKQGLGIGWRSTWEIQSELKRGELVTVLDEYAVPSYPIQAVYPQQRYLPAKIRHFIDHLKKVYNSPGYWEKARN
- a CDS encoding AraC family transcriptional regulator, with protein sequence MSTIVIGRGVVVSQGTPEERPQAGPDARAGTGTRAECANFFAAHGISKPSALFDTLSDMYYFAKNKAGQFVWGNRLLQEQRAKGNAHPADVNDILGKTDHDFFRRDIADRIRADDLSVMERGVTVKNKLEVLGSESGELTWLFTTKAPLRDRHGDIVGIEGFSRDAKRSQDVIAPFHEFRACIEYLQAHLMENVSIEHLARLSCMSLSTFERKFKQHFSLTPKQYILHLKVHEACRLLPQVNNIARVAAETGFGGQSYFTKQFRTVVGITPKQYQLSLVGRAPGARRSRITPP
- a CDS encoding 3-keto-disaccharide hydrolase; its protein translation is MTFLLHTARLGLMTAAIAFAGHAGAADGAWKPLFNGKDLSGWTTWVSMQPTSDNMKTPTTIRGANNDPKKVFSVVDGMLRVSGEEWGGVSTTGEYANFHLKFDFKWGEKKWFPRLDAPRDSGLLYYAVGPEGAQSGHWMRSHEFQIQEGDCGDYHSLDGVTVDARVGDANQGDWKFFRYEPSQPLRTGLAARILKKGNYEKPSGQWNTMEVIADGKTLIHIVNGHEVFRGENSLQKVDGKTVPLARGKFQIQSEGAETFYRNIVVKQLDGPAAVAKY